In one Kluyveromyces marxianus DMKU3-1042 DNA, complete genome, chromosome 4 genomic region, the following are encoded:
- the YPS7 gene encoding putative aspartic endopeptidase codes for MIKILLSLVFLLLAQLVHSNKDETPHIIVGRDYSGLYYVNTTFGTPGQEQQLRVDMSQPYTWVVSGEIYPQCNKLNSGCLTGSLYYPLESTTSHEEDNGEYVRLQFLDLISINGTKYNDNMNFTNAVIESNGSTYEKNNTMWNEQDGWLSINKTSFIVANETGSLVQGSLGLVGPINDPASDPQSSLNFDESYYFLSHLKNDGVIESSSYSLWVNNDTDDDINQLLTNDNIGRLLLGAVDPKYYEGELVSFQAIPFKDEQSGFLSYGYPIVPMSKISITNNNNEALNLTDSNFLQPVFLHSRYLYSYLPLSVIIQVAIQTNAVYVQSLDRWLVACEIGDLGSNIEFEFGNLTIGVPTVDFLGATNNVNTNSSLHFTNGKEACYLKMYPNYATSFSVLGKSFIKNAYIVHDIESGQIAMAQAAFPSNVEKASNSSAAKKIQSSTIPYAITNNVTHQLTMSNSLAKVSSDLLDKYTATIRSDGEIFTGRSFYDTSRTSTIESHTPTSTAEEQTSTKQNSKTGTSTAAASRTKPVLTTFSQKDDNPWLFPLAFALVGLFGLSLSL; via the coding sequence ATGATTAAGATTTTATTAAGCttagtttttttgttaCTGGCTCAGCTGGTACACTCAAATAAGGATGAGACGCCGCACATTATAGTTGGTAGAGACTACAGTGGTCTTTACTACGTGAATACTACTTTTGGTACTCCAGGCCAGGAACAACAGCTTCGAGTGGACATGTCGCAGCCATACACATGGGTCGTCTCGGGTGAAATCTATCCCCAGTGCAATAAACTCAATAGTGGATGTTTAACTGGGTCTCTTTATTATCCTTTAGAAAGTACTACTAGTCATGAGGAGGATAACGGCGAATATGTCCGATTACAATTTTTAGATTTGATCTCTATAAATGGGACCAAGTATAATGACAATATGAACTTTACCAATGCTGTTATCGAATCCAACGGATCCACGTATGAGAAGAACAACACAATGTGGAATGAACAAGATGGTTGGTTGTCTATTAACAAAACTTCATTCATTGTAGCGAATGAGACAGGTTCGTTGGTGCAAGGTTCTCTAGGACTGGTTGGTCCAATTAACGATCCTGCTAGTGATCCTCAATCATCCCTCAACTTTGATGAATCATACTATTTCTTATCTCACTTAAAAAATGACGGTGTGATCGAGTCATCATCATACTCGCTTTGGGTCAACAATGATactgatgatgatattaacCAACTTCTTACAAACGACAATATCGGAAGATTATTGCTTGGTGCTGTTGACCCAAAATACTACGAAGGCGAACTGGTTTCATTCCAAGCGATACCATTCAAAGATGAACAGTCAGGGTTTCTTTCTTATGGGTACCCTATTGTTCCAATGTCCAAGATCAGTATCacaaataacaataacGAAGCTCTAAATCTCACTGATAGTAACTTTCTACAACCTGTCTTTCTGCATTCGAGGTACCTCTACAGTTACTTGCCTTTGAGTGTTATCATTCAGGTTGCTATACAAACCAATGCAGTCTACGTGCAATCTCTTGACCGTTGGTTGGTAGCTTGTGAGATAGGTGACTTGGGTTCAAACATAGAGTTTGAATTTGGTAACCTGACAATTGGCGTTCCTACAGTGGATTTCTTAGGTGCTACGAATAATGTCAACACAAACTCCAGCTTGCATTTTACTAATGGTAAGGAAGCATGTTACCTGAAAATGTATCCAAACTATGCCACTTCCTTCAGTGTCCTGGGTAAATCGTTTATCAAAAATGCCTATATTGTTCACGATATCGAAAGTGGACAGATAGCTATGGCACAAGCTGCCTTCCCTAGTAATGTTGAAAAGGCTTCAAATAGTTCGGcagcaaagaaaatacaATCTAGCACTATTCCATATGCTATAACAAACAACGTCACACATCAACTAACAATGTCAAACTCCTTGGCAAAGGTCTCTTCTGATTTGCTAGACAAGTATACTGCTACAATTCGCTCTGACGGTGAAATTTTCACCGGCAGATCGTTCTATGACACATCAAGAACTTCTACTATCGAATCACACACTCCAACAAGCacagcagaagaacaaacgtctacaaaacaaaattcgAAAACAGGCACTTCTACTGCCGCTgcatcaagaacaaaaccTGTTTTAACAACATTCTCTCAAAAAGATGACAATCCCTGGTTATTCCCATTAGCATTCGCCCTCGTTGGCCTCTTTGGTTTATCTTTATCCTTATAA
- the SFB3 gene encoding Sfb3p, translating to MSIDGLANGVSNIHLQQNGDQPLHNEAKKHRRPNRAYHNFSNPAVGTGKDLSLSNSADIPSIPYNGALASDNPYNPPIAGTEASVLNSPSMNAPQPTGTHFLPNQRMENQQIMLQKSFLTATDSVPPLSTSQYYAEDQGSCDPRLMALTMYNVPDDEHLRAATKLPVGVTVKPFAVLIPNSELPTVDATMESDGPMRCRRCRSYVNPKYQFTFDSKMICNLCHIKTNVSTSQFSPVGPNGMRADTFNKPELVKGSVDFLVPATYNVNPKEKTVPLHYVFLLDISAFANENKSSLAAIEGIRASIEYMIENQPNCKVAIIAFDDWIRFFNLRADLEQTQEYIINDPNDVFLPLQKGLFALPSEAMHVIQDVLVKLETYITDERFSHRSQCCYGSALEAARLALDEATNKQGGKIIACLNTIPTTGHGNLSLMRDDGLKKNLKCSDEFYKKLAKSFLSSWIGLDLFVTSTAFIDLATTAYPVIATSGKLHHYSNFNINKDEFQYVNDIIKSVKDTVGYQGMLKVRSSSGLSVYNYYSESVKNSDQDPVIPVLSRNQSFDVLFKYDDKLKVGEDVYFQAALLYTDFDGNRKVRVINTNAAVTSEVVEIFKFVNQDVVTSIMEKDVLTNLGDCNFKEIRQIIDSKVTDIFTQYRGLCGGSPGGQLILPDSLKTLPMYMLAFEKSELMKQNKTTARDNNRVYDYYKLLSFPSSQLSYKLYPQIIPLHEYLEDNDLTFYDENDQLLQFNNIETLSVRSGHQHLANGGCYLIFQGEKCYLWFNENTNPMLIKDLLAYDGPYNELDLFDGRLPELNTAINIKARNVIKNWKQNTNLDYLAVVPLRPNMDPYYSHVMNALMCEDRSIEMVESFDNYLINLHRNIKENIEKDKYVKIYKGSEDGHENFAQKFVHF from the coding sequence ATGAGTATTGATGGATTAGCCAACGGTGTATCGAACATACACTTGCAGCAGAATGGTGATCAGCCTTTGCATAAtgaagcaaagaaacataGGAGACCCAACAGGGCATATCATAACTTCTCTAACCCTGCTGTAGGTACTGGTAAAGATCTGTCTTTATCAAATTCTGCAGATATTCCTTCTATTCCATATAATGGAGCGCTTGCAAGCGACAATCCATATAACCCACCGATCGCAGGAACAGAAGCTTCAGTTCTCAATTCACCATCTATGAATGCACCACAACCCACTGGCACGCATTTTTTACCCAACCAGAGAATGGAAAATCAACAAATAATGTTACAGAAGAGCTTTCTCACAGCTACAGATTCTGTTCCACCTTTAAGCACTTCGCAATATTATGCAGAGGATCAAGGTTCTTGTGATCCTAGACTGATGGCATTGACAATGTATAATGTTCCTGATGATGAGCATTTAAGAGCGGCAACCAAATTACCCGTGGGTGTCACTGTTAAGCCATTTGCCGTTCTAATTCCTAACAGCGAACTGCCAACTGTCGATGCAACAATGGAATCTGATGGGCCAATGCGCTGCAGGCGTTGTCGGTCTTATGTCAATCCTAAATATCAGTTCAcatttgattcaaaaatgaTCTGCAATCTTTGTCATATAAAGACAAATGTTTCAACAAGCCAGTTTTCACCTGTGGGGCCCAATGGAATGAGGGCCGATACCTTCAATAAACCTGAACTTGTGAAAGGTTCGGTCGACTTTTTGGTCCCAGCCACTTATAACGTCAATCCAAAGGAGAAAACAGTTCCATTGCATTACGTCTTTTTACTGGATATCTCTGCATTCgcaaatgaaaataaaagttCATTGGCTGCTATTGAAGGTATCAGAGCTAGTATTGAGTATATGATAGAGAACCAGCCAAATTGTAAGGTTGCTATCATTGCATTTGATGATTGGATTagattcttcaacttgAGAGCTGATTTGGAACAAACTCAggaatatattattaatgATCCAAATGATGTTTTCTTGCCATTACAAAAGGGCTTGTTTGCTCTACCTTCTGAGGCCATGCATGTCATTCAAGATGTTCTAGTGAAATTAGAAACGTATATCACTGATGAAAGGTTTTCTCATAGAAGTCAATGCTGCTATGGTAGCGCGCTTGAAGCCGCACGTTTGGCTTTAGATGAAGCAACAAATAAGCAGGGTGGTAAGATCATTGCGTGTTTGAATACAATTCCAACCACAGGTCACGGTAACCTTTCATTGATGAGAGATGATGggttaaagaaaaacttaAAGTGCTCTGATGAATTCTACAAGAAGCTTGCTAAGAGTTTCTTAAGTTCTTGGATAGGCTTGGATCTCTTTGTTACCTCTACCGCCTTTATAGACTTAGCCACTACCGCATATCCTGTTATTGCCACGTCCGGGAAACTACATCACTATTCGAacttcaacatcaacaaggATGAATTCCAATATGTGAATGATATTATAAAAAGCGTCAAGGATACCGTTGGTTACCAAGGAATGCTGAAAGtacgttcttcttcaggtCTTTCTGTGTACAATTACTACTCCGAAAGTGTGAAGAACAGTGATCAAGATCCTGTTATTCCTGTGCTCTCAAGAAATCAGTCGTTTGATGTCTTATTCAAGTACGACGATAAGTTGAAAGTGGGAGAAGACGTATATTTTCAAGCAGCGCTGTTATATACAGACTTTGACGGTAACCGTAAAGTCCGTGTAATTAACACTAATGCTGCGGTAACCTCTGAGGTTGTGGAGATCTTCAAATTTGTTAATCAAGATGTTGTGACCAGTATAATGGAGAAAGATGTTTTGACTAATTTGGGAGATTGtaacttcaaagaaattcGCCAGATAATTGACTCTAAGGTTACTGACATATTTACTCAATACCGTGGATTATGCGGTGGTTCTCCAGGGGGTCAATTAATTCTACCTGATTCTTTAAAGACATTACCGATGTATATGTTAGCTTTTGAGAAAAGCGAACTAATGaagcaaaacaaaactaCAGCAAGAGATAATAATAGGGTTTATGACTATTATAAGCTTCTTTCATTCCCTTCATCGCAATTATCTTATAAACTTTATCCTCAAATAATACCGTTGCATgaatatttggaagataACGACTTAACATTTTACGACGAGAACGACCAACTTTTACAGTTCAACAACATTGAGACGCTTTCCGTCCGCAGCGGTCACCAACACCTTGCGAATGGTGGCTGCTATCTAATCTTCCAGGGAGAAAAATGTTACCTATGGTTCAACGAAAATACAAACCCCATGCTAATCAAGGACCTCCTCGCATACGACGGACCTTATAACGAGTTAGACTTGTTCGATGGAAGATTACCGGAACTTAATACCGCAATTAATATCAAAGCGCGCAACGTTATCAAAAACTGGAAACAGAACACAAACCTGGACTACTTGGCTGTTGTTCCTCTCAGACCTAACATGGACCCATATTACTCTCATGTGATGAATGCATTGATGTGTGAAGACCGGTCTATCGAAATGGTTGAGAGCTTCGACAACTACTTGATCAATCTACACCGTAAcattaaagaaaacattgagaaagacaaatacgtcaaaatatataaaggCTCGGAGGACGGACATGAGAACTTTGCTCAGAAGTTTGTCCACTTCTAA
- a CDS encoding Pal1 family protein, which translates to MYRSDSQRSGRQRPYSVNNPFRNASHDSSINQYETDQEFQSWISQNARPTPYSSGRRHDSALSFTDSIEESPEFDDDFSTDDYFIDVQSNNNSSTRAYSDSRRMSPPVPANSNNPFLSDLSPEELNSGRSRSFKENQPRQQPSKQQHPTAAEEKEALRRKYLQIDNEDIPPPRRSSPRNPRHAELPPSYDEVAGSKSRSNGYPKEKSSSGERSRSHSDRERDREHRPKDRDREREREKERRARHRGESGTNGSSSHRHRKSSSGRKSSSPDKRDKSKGPLPKNVDTIDKLDVTGLFGGAFHHDGPFDACTPHRNKNTKAAPVMAFPADGPNSSIAGPTATKSVIKEVFGHDDVDDDYLYKPNGSTIINSSTTTVDAIKPNSNDVTQFDAKMKTELVHGPTTAGLGSTTFLDGAPAAPAAIKDAANKESSGIQRKKSFSQRLKVGTNKYDDVRLRKVSSDSTPNSPSMLEHSSFDNPRNDNYYYSGKDNGNDNDDYYVGTSSSGVRFDSNSGPKKESTSNKLLRRVKSLKVSRR; encoded by the exons ATGTACAGATCAGATAGCCAACGGTCTGGAAGACAACGCCCATATTCAGTGAACAATCCGTTCAGAAACGCGTCTCATGACTCGAGCATAAACCAGTATGAAACAGATCAAGAGTTCCAGAGTTGGATCTCGCAAAATGCCAGACCAACGCCATATTCCAGCGGGAGAAGACACGATTCCGCGTTAAGTTTCACCGATTCCATAGAGGAATCGCCCGAGTTCGATGATGATTTTAGCACGGACGACTATTTCATTGACGTTCAgtccaacaacaatagcAGCACAAGAGCCTACTCTGATTCCAGAAG AATGTCTCCCCCAGTACCAGCCAACTCGAATAATCCGTTTTTGAGCGACTTGTCGCCCGAGGAGCTTAACAGCGGAAGATCTAGATCGTTTAAAGAAAACCAGCCACGTCAACAACCGAGTAAGCAGCAACATCCAACTGCAGCggaggaaaaagaagctctaagaagaaagtaTTTGCAAATCGACAACGAGGACATTCCTCCCCCTCGCAGAAGTTCCCCAAGAAACCCACGTCATGCTGAACTTCCCCCATCTTACGACGAAGTGGCAGGATCTAAAAGTAGAAGCAACGGATACCCTAAGGAAAAGTCTTCATCTGGAGAACGCTCTCGTTCCCACTCTGACAGGGAAAGGGATCGTGAACACAGGCCAAAAGATCGCGATCGCGAACGTGAACGtgagaaggaaagaagagctCGTCATCGTGGCGAATCTGGTACCAACGGAAGCAGCTCTCATCGTCACAGAAAATCATCTTCGGGCAGGAAATCGAGTTCGCCAGACAAAAGGGACAAGAGTAAGGGTCCTTTGCCTAAAAATGTGGACACTATCGATAAGTTAGATGTTACAGGTTTGTTCGGTGGTGCATTCCACCATGACGGTCCCTTCGATGCGTGTACCCCTCATCGTAACAAGAATACTAAGGCAGCACCGGTTATGGCTTTCCCAGCAGATGGGCCAAACTCTAGTATCGCTGGGCCTACCGCAACAAAGTCTGTTATCAAGGAAGTGTTTGGCCACGATGATGTTGACGATGACTATCTATACAAACCTAACGGTAGTACCATAATCAATTCTAGTACCACAACTGTGGATGCTATCAAACCAAACTCAAACGATGTCACTCAATTTGACGCCAAGATGAAAACGGAGTTGGTTCACGGGCCAACAACTGCAGGTCTAGGATCTACCACTTTCTTGGACGGCGCTCCAGCTGCTCCAGCTGCTATCAAAGATGCAGCTAACAAAGAATCATCTGgaatacaaagaaagaagtcCTTCTCTCAAAGACTAAAAGTAGGGACCAACAAATACGACGACGTTAGACTGAGAAAGGTATCATCTGATTCGACCCCTAATTCTCCATCTATGCTTGAGCATAGCAGTTTCGACAACCCTCGTAACGacaattattattacaGTGGCAAAGATAATGGAAATGACAACGATGACTACTACGTAGGTACAAGTTCATCGGGCGTTCGTTTCGATTCCAATTCCGGCCCAAAGAAGGAGTCTACTAGTAACAAGCTGCTAAGACGTGTGAAGAGTTTAAAGGTAAGCAGGAGGTAG
- the MRP1 gene encoding mitochondrial 37S ribosomal protein mS43, with protein MFRRAVQNKIFLRSYITPSLEHLAQDQGLSGLFSKEGLKSAWFDRAEHYTEKLNVFSANTDQKPLETIIHENANVSSKKQIFNYASLLYNLKFSMSSLQGCSIPLPAEKPDRSQLVKTPDLTLSYGNEPLSTGNERLHQALVHSFGSIVEFRTLLLNSNNAISGDGFTWLVARQFNTADSSAIKFDQLFIVNTYNAGSPFNSNRVGSFKHLEESIKKKNDEEYKASKLETAIDAAVYPKTKYIPLLAIDASPKAWLTDYGVFGKQQYLDRVWESIEWKVVENRLPAFEAKAFNNL; from the coding sequence ATGTTTAGACGTGCAGTACAGAATAAGATCTTTCTCAGGTCATATATCACTCCTTCTTTGGAACATTTAGCTCAGGATCAGGGCCTTTCAGGtcttttttcaaaggaagGTTTGAAGTCGGCATGGTTTGATCGCGCTGAGCATTACACCGAGAAATTGAACGTATTCTCAGCTAATACCGACCAAAAACCTTTGGAAACAATCATACACGAGAATGCCAATGTCTCTTCtaagaaacaaatattcAACTACGCATCTTTGTTATACAATTTGAAATTCTCAATGTCATCGTTACAAGGTTGTTCGATACCACTTCCAGCAGAAAAACCAGATAGATCGCAACTTGTAAAAACACCGGACCTAACTTTAAGTTATGGAAATGAGCCACTTTCAACAGGGAATGAAAGATTACATCAAGCTTTAGTTCATTCCTTTGGTTCTATCGTCGAGTTTAGAACTCTACTACTAAATTCTAATAATGCCATTTCAGGTGATGGTTTCACGTGGTTAGTTGCAAGACAATTCAATACTGCAGATTCAAGCGCTATCAAATTTGACCAACTCTTCATTGTTAATACATACAATGCTGGATCACCTTTCAATTCCAACAGAGTGGGTTCTTTCAAGCACCTGGAAGAGagtatcaaaaagaagaacgaCGAAGAATACAAAGCTAGTAAACTAGAAACTGCAATTGATGCTGCAGTTTATCCAAAGACTAAATATATCCCATTGTTAGCAATCGATGCTTCTCCAAAGGCATGGTTAACCGACTATGGTGTTTTTGGcaaacaacaatatttgGACAGAGTCTGGGAATCCATAGAATGGAAGGTAGTAGAAAATAGATTACCAGCTTTTGAAGCAAAAGCTTTCAACAACTTGTAA
- a CDS encoding class I SAM-dependent methyltransferase codes for MRNSTFSHSFKVSTIMEAGSYAVLHDHFTEMRTRWFEKVMNSPKVVGASVGFIFPLIILSYCNESVNSILAFCWQCFIKPFTSETNNHNQQHNLEQFYKSQAKLYDRTRRILLQGREESLKLSLSHLDKREGNVWVDIGGGTGYNISHMSILTDLSKTFKKIYIVDLSPSLCEVARERCKKNGWNNVEVICGDACDFEIPEEAAQLITFSYSLSMIPSYYAAVDHALDLLDGKSGIISCIDFGVTNNAMLVGRINTLGGMINRHIPWLYRTFWRLWFEFDKVFLDPGRREYLEYRFGTIKSLNCYNNKLGKIPYYIWLGCNKDHEKHLQVRFTELAPTSPYLAPVNSSLTDNKSIPQALVAALDNSRKGLPYPSLFYQKQHWRVYYDELNPEYNQFKSSYIYAFTWEDPIEDVKILNIQSDDTILAITSAGDNILHYASLAKPPKRIHGVDLNPCQGHLVELKLAAIKALEYDQMWSMFGLGKIENFREILLNKLAPHLSSNAFQYWYENGDKAFNPNGQGLYDTGFTKWALRLARWIFTITNITDEVSMLCAATSLKEQRRVWDEKVKPVLFNKLIGKLLVGNPMFLWSALGVPKNQAKMMGTSTLQYLIDTLDPIIDKYLISNDNYFYYLTLKGQYSHDSCPAYLKDKNFSILSQEDSGSSLDRIRLHTDTLKNVCERLSEKMVSIAIIMDHLDWFDPRSTAVDDEVQALFKVLDAKGRVMLRSASKNPWYIKSFEKHGFKCKPVSVRYPGKCIDRVNMYASTWICQKITTHIKPTRRVSTLELESS; via the coding sequence ATGCGTAACAGTACTTTTAGTCATTCATTTAAAGTTTCGACTATTATGGAGGCAGGAAGCTATGCTGTCCTGCATGATCATTTTACAGAAATGAGAACTCGATGGTTTGAAAAGGTTATGAACTCGCCCAAAGTAGTCGGCGCCAGTGTCGGTTTTATTTTCCCTTTGATTATTCTATCGTACTGCAATGAGTCTGTCAACTCGATTCTTGCTTTTTGCTGGCAATGCTTTATTAAACCCTTTACGTCTGAGACTAACAACCACAACCAGCAACACAATTTAGAACAATTTTACAAATCACAAGCAAAGCTTTATGATCGTACTAGACGCATTCTTTTACAAGGTCGTGAGGAAAGTCTCAAACTATCTCTTTCTCATTTAgataaaagagaaggaaatgTATGGGTTGATATTGGAGGAGGTACAGGGTATAATATATCCCACATGTCAATATTAACAGATCTCAGTAAGACTTTCAAAAAGATATACATAGTCGACTTATCGCCATCACTATGTGAGGTTGCTAGGGAGCGTTGTAAGAAAAATGGGTGGAATAATGTAGAAGTCATTTGCGGTGATGCTTGTGATTTTGAAATACCCGAAGAAGCAGCCCAGTTGATAAcattttcatattctttgaGTATGATTCCTAGCTACTATGCAGCTGTTGATCATGCATTAGATCTTTTAGATGGCAAAAGCGGTATTATATCCTGTATTGATTTCGGTGTCACCAATAATGCAATGTTAGTTGGTAGAATCAACACATTGGGAGGAATGATAAATAGACACATTCCTTGGTTATACAGGACTTTTTGGAGATTGTGGTTTGAGTTTGACAAGGTTTTCTTGGATccaggaagaagagaataCTTGGAGTATAGGTTTGGTACTATCAAGTCTTTGAACTGTTACAACAATAAGCTAGGGAAAATTCCATACTATATCTGGTTAGGTTGTAACAAAGATCATGAAAAACATCTACAAGTCAGATTCACAGAATTGGCACCTACTTCACCATATCTTGCCCCTGTTAACTCTTCTTTGACTGATAACAAGTCAATTCCGCAAGCCTTGGTAGCTGCTTTGGATAATTCCAGAAAAGGTTTGCCATATCCATCGCTTTTCTATCAGAAGCAACACTGGAGAGTATATTATGACGAGTTGAATCCAGAATACAACCAATTTAAAAGTAGCTATATCTACGCATTTACTTGGGAAGATCCAATTGAAGACGTAAAAATACTCAATATCCAGTCGGATGATACCATCTTGGCAATCACCAGTGCAGGTGACAACATTTTACATTATGCTAGTTTAGCAAAACCACCAAAAAGAATCCATGGAGTAGATTTAAATCCTTGCCAAGGCCATCTAGTTGAGCTTAAATTAGCAGCAATAAAAGCCCTTGAATATGATCAAATGTGGAGTATGTTTGGTCTCGGTAAAATAGAAAACTTTAGGGAAATATTACTAAACAAGCTAGCGCCTCATCTTTCCTCAAACGCATTCCAATATTGGTATGAAAATGGAGATAAAGCATTTAATCCTAACGGCCAAGGTTTATATGATACAGGATTCACTAAATGGGCTTTACGATTGGCTAGATGGATTTTCACTATCACTAACATTACTGACGAGGTCAGCATGCTTTGTGCAGCAACGTCCttaaaagaacaaagaaggGTGTGGGATGAAAAGGTAAAACCTGTTCTATTCAACAAGCTTATCGGAAAATTGTTAGTGGGTAATCCAATGTTTTTGTGGAGTGCTCTTGGGGTTCCAAAAAACCAAGCCAAAATGATGGGTACGTCCACTTTACAATATCTCATTGATACCTTGGATCCAATCATCGACAAATATCTAATCTCCAATGACAACTACTTTTACTACTTGACTCTCAAAGGTCAATACTCTCATGATAGTTGTCCTGCTTACTTGAAGGATAAAAACTTCTCTATTTTATCACAAGAAGATTCCGGATCGTCATTGGATAGAATTAGACTTCATACAGAtacattgaaaaatgtttGTGAGCGTTTATCTGAGAAAATGGTATCTATTGCAATTATTATGGACCATTTGGACTGGTTTGATCCACGTTCAACAGCTGTAGATGACGAAGTTCAAGCATTGTTTAAGGTGCTTGACGCTAAAGGACGAGTTATGTTGAGATCTGCTTCAAAGAATCCTTGGTATATTaaatcttttgaaaagCATGGATTTAAATGCAAACCAGTAAGTGTTAGATACCCAGGAAAATGTATTGACAGGGTCAACATGTATGCAAGTACATGGATCTGTCAAAAAATTACGACTCACATTAAACCAACTAGAAGAGTTAGTACATTGGAGTTAGAGTCAAGTTAA
- the OCH1 gene encoding initiation-specific alpha-1,6-mannosyltransferase gives MGVPRISRRARYLCGLTVTLYFLFSVQWNTLKVNTHFYNSMHTLLPSTAQVDDLNLKNLEVVDPSSTSYDLLDLRVQLAREFPYEPSQPIPRKVWQTWKTNGDAPSFPSNFKSYQKKWIATCENRSPTYQYNLITDEQMLPLLKQVYGGVPQVVRAFESLPLPILKADFFRYLILFARGGIYSDMDTFPLKPLDTWPSTSKSFRAGLKNPIKYRDSIDGLDAFEPPEPGFVIGIEADPDRDDWADWYARRIQFCQWTMQAKPGHPLLRELISNITATTLHSVQKLKSSLPLNDADIVEEFEDDYNINMRDRRKFDKNYDHKQKKNAKNIDGTDIMNWTGPGIFSDIVFQYLNNIIQKNNNILIFNDNINDMDGKRKESKDETTMKFYKDISKNLQSQNPTFFWGFFSLMTKPALIDDVLVLPITSFSPDVGQMGSNSMDDEMALVKHLFEGSWKEEKSDDKEEKETSSDNDEKNE, from the coding sequence ATGGGAGTTCCAAGAATCTCTAGGAGGGCAAGGTATCTGTGCGGGCTTACAGTCACGTTGtactttttgtttagtGTCCAATGGAACACTCTAAAGGTGAATACGCATTTCTATAATAGCATGCACACTCTTTTGCCCAGCACGGCACAAGTGGATGATTTAAATCTGAAGAATCTCGAAGTTGTTGATCCCAGCAGCACGAGTTACGATCTGTTGGATTTACGTGTCCAATTGGCACGCGAGTTCCCATATGAACCTTCACAGCCAATTCCAAGAAAAGTATGGCAGACTTGGAAGACGAATGGAGACGCGCCATCTTTCCCTTCTAACTTCAAATCGTACCAGAAGAAGTGGATTGCAACATGCGAGAATCGTTCTCCTACGTATCAGTACAATCTAATCACGGATGAGCAAATGCTTCCACTATTGAAACAGGTGTATGGTGGTGTACCGCAAGTGGTGCGGGCTTTTGAGTCATTACCTTTACCTATCTTAAAGGCCGACTTTTTTAGATATTTGATACTTTTCGCTAGAGGAGGTATTTATTCCGACATGGATACATTCCCCCTCAAACCTTTAGACACTTGGCCATCCACTTCAAAGTCATTCCGCGCCGGTCTAAAGAATCCTATAAAGTACAGAGACTCTATCGATGGTTTAGATGCATTCGAACCTCCTGAACCGGGATTCGTAATTGGTATTGAAGCAGACCCAGACAGAGATGATTGGGCAGATTGGTATGCTAGGAGAATCCAGTTCTGCCAATGGACAATGCAAGCAAAACCAGGGCATCCCCTGTTGCGGGAGTTGATCTCAAATATCACCGCTACGACTTTACATAGCGtccaaaaattgaaaagtaGTTTGCCGTTAAATGACGCTgacattgttgaagagtttgaagACGATTATAACATTAATATGAGGGACAGGAGAAAATTTGATAAGAACTATGACcataaacaaaaaaagaatgcaAAGAATATTGACGGTACCGATATTATGAATTGGACAGGCCCTGGGATATTCTCAGATATAGTATTCCAATATCTAAACAATATCATCCAGAAGAATAACAATATACTAATATTCAACGACAACATTAACGACATGGATggtaaaagaaaagaatcaaaggaTGAAACAACTATGAAGTTCTATAAAGATATCTCCAAGAATCTACAGAGCCAAAATCCAACATTTTTTTGGGGGTTCTTCTCTTTGATGACAAAACCTGCTCTGATTGACGATGTTTTAGTACTACCTATTACATCATTCTCTCCAGATGTTGGTCAGATGGGCTCTAACTCCATGGATGATGAAATGGCACTCGTAAAACATTTGTTTGAAGGGAgctggaaagaagaaaaatctgacgacaaagaagagaaggaaacGTCTTCagataatgatgaaaaaaacgaataa